The following coding sequences lie in one Mesorhizobium sp. NZP2298 genomic window:
- a CDS encoding metallophosphoesterase family protein, producing MTVSILHISDLHRDPESPIRNDALLDSLENDKKRYVGSEATPIRAPDLILVSGDVVQGVRHDVDDPEGKLERQYDEARDFLDRLAKSFVAGDRERVIVIPGNHDVSDYHFRRSLTAVPIAADRKREIVGQLFVPDTRMRWSWPDLELHEVSDPAMYERRFEAFAQFYNDFYQGKRTYPTDSSKQIDFFDYPSFGMTVVAFSSCHNNDLLNRQGAIHPDCIGSAGQHLRDRSFDGRLRVATWHHNTEGSPSMSDYMDADIVQNLIDREISLGFHGHQHKPEFLDTRFRHGPDRRITVISAGTLCGGAAFGFRRAYNVVEIDVENRRGRLHLREMQNDNLQLPIWGPRPLPATASTFREFTFEPPPAPPSRHESSTVVLIEAQKLFDEKRFDEAAALLVPHLTREPLARRLLLECLGYMDDMASVIRYFDPPTSEIEAMTLMDALWAEKEKAKLAEVLALPLIIDSVDPALVEVRNKYTRRLS from the coding sequence GTGACAGTCAGCATCCTCCACATCTCCGATCTGCACCGCGACCCGGAATCTCCCATCCGAAACGACGCCCTGCTCGATTCTCTTGAGAACGACAAGAAGCGCTACGTAGGCTCAGAGGCAACGCCCATCAGAGCGCCCGACCTTATTCTCGTCAGTGGCGACGTTGTTCAAGGCGTCCGTCACGACGTAGATGATCCGGAGGGTAAGCTGGAGCGCCAATACGACGAGGCCCGGGATTTTCTCGACCGGCTGGCGAAGAGCTTTGTTGCTGGGGACAGGGAACGGGTCATCGTGATACCGGGCAATCACGATGTCAGCGACTATCACTTTCGGCGCAGCCTCACGGCGGTGCCGATCGCTGCGGACCGGAAGCGAGAGATAGTCGGGCAGTTATTTGTGCCCGATACGCGCATGCGCTGGTCATGGCCCGATCTTGAGCTTCACGAAGTCTCCGATCCGGCGATGTACGAGCGGCGGTTCGAGGCGTTCGCTCAGTTTTACAATGACTTCTATCAGGGTAAGCGAACCTATCCGACGGATTCGTCGAAGCAGATCGATTTCTTCGACTATCCGTCATTCGGAATGACGGTGGTCGCCTTTTCCAGCTGCCACAACAACGATCTTCTGAACCGTCAGGGAGCGATACATCCTGATTGTATAGGCAGCGCCGGCCAGCATCTTAGAGACAGGTCGTTTGACGGACGGTTGCGCGTTGCGACATGGCACCACAACACCGAAGGCTCGCCGTCCATGTCGGACTACATGGACGCTGATATCGTCCAGAATCTCATCGATCGTGAAATCAGTCTTGGTTTTCACGGCCATCAGCACAAGCCGGAATTCCTGGACACGCGTTTTCGTCATGGTCCTGATCGGCGCATCACCGTGATAAGTGCCGGGACGCTCTGCGGCGGTGCAGCGTTCGGGTTTCGCCGCGCATACAATGTCGTAGAGATCGATGTGGAGAACCGGCGAGGCCGGCTGCATTTGAGAGAGATGCAGAATGACAACTTGCAGCTGCCGATTTGGGGGCCGCGACCGCTTCCGGCGACGGCTTCGACGTTTCGCGAGTTCACGTTTGAGCCGCCACCTGCACCTCCGAGCCGGCACGAGTCCAGCACCGTCGTCTTGATCGAGGCGCAGAAGCTGTTTGACGAAAAAAGGTTCGACGAGGCAGCGGCGCTTCTTGTGCCCCATCTCACCCGTGAGCCGCTGGCGCGCAGGCTGCTTCTCGAATGCCTTGGGTACATGGACGATATGGCGTCGGTCATCCGTTACTTCGATCCGCCGACAAGCGAGATCGAGGCGATGACGTTGATGGACGCGCTGTGGGCCGAGAAAGAGAAGGCCAAGTTGGCGGAAGTCCTGGCCCTACCTCTCATTATCGATTCTGTTGATCCCGCCCTTGTCGAGGTTCGCAACAAATACACCCGGAGGCTGTCATGA
- a CDS encoding ATP-binding protein: MTATGRIMFDVETSRILQILSAEIYDSPKAILRENVQNAYDAILMRCTAQNLKVEERRIQITVGGGVLKVEDDGIGMTEEVLRQNFWKAGSSGKRSELAQKSGVIGTFGIGALANFGVCTSLRVETRHIDATETLVSGARREDLKIAQECITFDRVADRRSPGTTVTAELDPSFAIDEKSTCDYLRQYVRFLPVPVFVNETMMSQETFDEALGGGDTAFEVIKTRSVSGGNYGGTLQTAVNAQSRVRVRLTNLTLSGNPLRGALYLVQQGGQTIGFRNLFGLAPIPVSGQYGFGGFVNLDILHPTAGREALSRESIQHVTNMLNLIESAVSADLAATDHADQNQQFQQYILGQGSIALAGNVRITVLPEKPDVKLSQVAAYEPGKSKFFYSQRDPTILKRFASEQANLFHVSQTNPRRKLQLRYLNEIAKVQEVPDKPIVDRIPASKLGFDETVFLIRVRAVLLDQYLMPDVEVEFATISHGVAFQVDVKGDTLRVAIARDMPAVKVVLEFYHSAREAFDPFVQDFVREQLYPQIRDHVPSSTKLGRDALFRRIQQNKELFRVDYSDYGEAESLLADYLAGKVEFSEVVRAIGGGGRAPIQRQEVRRDQVGTVEQEFPGIIESEAVAAPPATNEFEAAPPIIREEVKSDMKVLTVSDPHPKLNNFQMFLGLSDRLNKREGEFLHYPHTTKVIWGSHRVVYIFTDATGDLSLYYDIELREPLGAHETGGSMFRTTTIVTADRIYVPVPKELEKAFQIIDHPKEFFVRFDTVP; encoded by the coding sequence ATGACCGCAACCGGACGCATTATGTTCGATGTTGAGACCAGTCGCATCCTCCAGATTCTGTCGGCTGAAATTTACGACTCTCCGAAGGCGATCCTTCGGGAGAATGTACAAAACGCCTACGACGCCATCCTCATGCGCTGCACGGCGCAGAACCTGAAAGTCGAGGAGCGCCGCATTCAGATTACTGTCGGGGGCGGCGTGCTGAAGGTCGAGGATGACGGCATCGGCATGACAGAAGAAGTCCTGCGTCAGAACTTCTGGAAAGCCGGATCGAGCGGCAAGCGTTCCGAATTGGCTCAGAAATCCGGTGTCATCGGAACGTTTGGCATCGGAGCACTGGCCAACTTCGGTGTGTGTACGTCGCTGCGTGTCGAAACGCGCCACATCGATGCAACGGAAACGCTCGTCAGCGGCGCGCGGCGGGAGGACCTAAAGATCGCGCAGGAGTGCATCACCTTCGACCGCGTAGCGGACAGACGCAGCCCTGGCACGACAGTCACAGCCGAACTTGATCCATCGTTTGCCATCGATGAGAAATCGACCTGCGATTACCTCCGCCAATACGTGCGCTTCCTACCGGTACCAGTGTTCGTCAACGAGACGATGATGAGCCAGGAAACCTTCGATGAAGCTCTTGGCGGAGGCGACACGGCTTTCGAGGTCATCAAGACGCGCAGTGTGTCAGGCGGTAATTATGGCGGAACGCTGCAGACCGCCGTCAACGCTCAGTCTCGCGTTCGCGTGCGGCTGACAAATCTGACCCTGAGCGGAAACCCGCTGAGGGGTGCGCTCTATCTAGTCCAGCAGGGCGGTCAGACAATCGGATTCAGAAACCTGTTTGGCCTCGCGCCAATACCGGTCTCAGGCCAGTACGGCTTTGGCGGCTTCGTAAATCTTGACATCCTGCATCCCACAGCGGGGCGCGAGGCGCTAAGCCGGGAAAGCATCCAGCACGTCACCAACATGCTGAATCTCATCGAGTCCGCGGTATCGGCGGATTTGGCGGCGACAGACCACGCCGACCAGAACCAGCAGTTTCAGCAGTACATTCTCGGCCAAGGCAGCATCGCGCTTGCCGGCAACGTCAGGATCACCGTTCTTCCGGAAAAACCGGACGTGAAACTCAGCCAGGTAGCCGCTTATGAGCCGGGCAAATCGAAGTTCTTCTACAGCCAGCGTGACCCCACGATCTTGAAGAGGTTTGCGAGCGAGCAGGCCAACCTCTTTCACGTCAGCCAGACGAACCCGCGCCGCAAACTGCAGCTGCGTTACTTGAATGAGATTGCCAAAGTCCAGGAAGTCCCGGACAAGCCGATTGTCGATAGGATACCAGCGAGCAAGCTGGGCTTCGATGAAACCGTCTTCCTTATTCGCGTTCGGGCGGTGCTCCTCGACCAGTACCTGATGCCAGACGTGGAAGTCGAGTTTGCCACGATCAGCCACGGCGTCGCCTTCCAGGTAGACGTAAAGGGAGATACGCTGCGTGTGGCTATTGCCCGCGACATGCCCGCCGTGAAAGTCGTCCTCGAATTCTACCATTCGGCGCGTGAAGCCTTCGATCCGTTCGTGCAGGACTTTGTTCGCGAGCAGCTCTATCCGCAGATCAGGGACCACGTTCCGTCGTCGACCAAGCTTGGTCGAGACGCGCTCTTCCGGCGGATACAGCAGAACAAGGAGCTCTTCCGCGTCGATTACTCGGATTACGGGGAAGCGGAGTCGCTCTTGGCGGACTACCTCGCCGGCAAGGTGGAATTTTCGGAGGTGGTGCGCGCGATCGGTGGCGGTGGCAGAGCCCCCATCCAGCGTCAGGAAGTTCGCCGCGACCAAGTGGGGACCGTCGAGCAGGAGTTTCCGGGCATCATAGAGTCCGAAGCGGTAGCAGCTCCGCCCGCGACCAATGAATTTGAAGCCGCGCCTCCCATAATAAGGGAGGAAGTGAAGAGCGACATGAAGGTTCTGACCGTCTCGGACCCTCATCCGAAGTTGAATAATTTCCAGATGTTTCTTGGGTTGTCGGATCGCTTAAACAAGCGAGAAGGTGAGTTTCTCCATTATCCGCACACCACGAAAGTTATCTGGGGGTCACACCGTGTGGTTTACATCTTCACCGACGCGACAGGCGATCTGAGCCTTTACTACGACATTGAATTAAGAGAGCCGCTCGGCGCGCACGAAACGGGCGGATCGATGTTCCGCACGACAACGATTGTCACTGCCGACCGCATCTACGTTCCTGTGCCGAAGGAGCTGGAGAAGGCGTTCCAGATCATCGACCACCCAAAGGAGTTTTTCGTGCGGTTCGATACCGTGCCGTAG